From the genome of Clavibacter nebraskensis NCPPB 2581:
GACCACTACGAGGTCTGGTTCCTCACCGGCAGCCAGAACCTCTACGGCGAGGAGACGCTCCAGCAGGTCGCCGAGCAGTCGCAGGAGATCGCCCGGCAGCTCGAGGAGGCGTCGAACATCCCCGTCCGCGTCGTGTGGAAGCCCGTTCTGAAGGACAGCGACAGCATCCGCCGCATGGCCCTGGAGGCCAACGCGAGCGACCGGACCATCGGCCTCATCGCGTGGATGCACACGTTCAGCCCCGCGAAGATGTGGATCCAGGGCCTCGACGCCCTGCAGAAGCCCTTCCTGCACCTGCACACGCAGGCCAACGTCGCGCTGCCGTGGAGCAGCATCGACATGGACTTCATGAACCTCAACCAGGCCGCGCACGGCGACCGGGAGTTCGGCTACATCCAGTCGCGCCTCGGCGTCGTCCGCAAGACGGTCGTCGGCCACGTGAGCACCGCGTCGGTGCGCGAGAGCATCGGCACGTGGATGCGCGCGGCCGCAGGCTGGGACGCCGTGCACGAGCTGAAGGTCGCCCGCTTCGGCGACAACATGCGCAACGTCGCGGTCACCGAGGGCGACAAGACGGAGGCCGAGCTCAAGTTCGGCGTCTCCGTGAACACGTGGGGCGTCAACGACCTCGTCGAGCGCGTGGACGCGGCGACCGACGCCGAGATCGACGCGCTGGTCGACGAGTACGAGCGTCTCTACGACATCCAGCCCGAGCTGCGGCGCGGCGGCGAGCGCCACGAGTCGCTCCGCTACGGCGCGGCCATCGAGGTCGGGCTCCGTTCGTTCCTCGAGGAGGGCGGCTTCGGCGCCTTCACCACGAGCTTCGAGGACCTCGGCGGCCTCCGCCAGCTCCCCGGCCTGGCCGTCCAGCGGCTCATGGCCGAGGGCTACGGCTTCGGCGCCGAGGGCGACTGGAAGACGGCGGTGCTGATCCGCGCGGCGAAGGTCATGGGCTCCGGGCTCCCCGGGGGCGCGAGCCTCATGGAGGACTACACGTACCACCTCGTCCCCGGCGAGGAGAAGATCCTGGGCGCGCACATGCTCGAGATCTGCCCCACGCTCACGACCGGCCGACCGAGCCTCGAGATCCACCCGCTCGGCATCGGCGGCCGCGAGGACCCCGTGCGCCTCGTCTTCGACACCGACCCCGGCCCCGCGGTCGTCGTCGCCATGTCGGACATGCGCGACCGGTTCCGCATCGTCGCGAACGTCGTGGAGGTCGTCCCGCTCGACGAGCCGCTCCCGAACCTGCCCGTCGCCCGCGCCGTGTGGAAGCCCGCACCGGACCTCGCGACGAGCGCCGCGGCCTGGCTCACCGCCGGGGCCGCCCACCACACGGTCATGAGCACGCAGGTCGGCGTCGAGGTCTTCGAGGACTTCGCCGAGATCGCGCGAACCGAGCTCCTCGTCATCGACGAGGACACGACCCTCAAGGGTTTCACCAAGGAAGTCCGCTGGAACCAGGCGTACCACCGCCTGGCCCAGGGCTTGTAACACCCACACCAGGGGCGCGGATCCGGCGCAGATGCCGGGACCGCGTCTCACAGCAGCAGTACGAAAGGACACGACCGTGAAGATGAAGAAGGTCCTCGTCGGCATCGCCGCCACGAGCATCGCCCTCTCCCTCGCCGCCTGCTCCAGCGGCGGCGGCGGAGGCCGCGGCGGCAGCGCCGGGGGCACCGAGGACAACAAGGGCGCCCTCGTCGGCGTCGCCATGCCCACCAAGACGAGCGAGCGCTGGGTCGACGACGGCAACAACGTCAACGACCAGCTCACCAAGCTCGGCTACAAGGTCGACCTGCAGTACGCGAACGACAAGGTGCAGGACCAGATCTCGCAGATCGAGACCATGCTCAACAAGGGCGCCAAGGCGCTCATCGTCGCGTCGATCGACGGCACCGCGCTGACCCAGGTCCTCAAGACCGCGGCCGACGACGGCGTCAAGGTCATCGCGTACGACCGCCTGATCAACGGCACCGAGGACGTCGACTACTACACGACGTTCGACAACCAGCAGGTCGGCGTGCTCCAGGGCAACTCCCTCTTGCAGGGCCTCGGCCTCGTGGACGCCGACGGCAAGGCCACCGGCAGCACCGAGAAGAAGACCATCGAGGTCTTCGCCGGCAGCCCGGACGACAACAACGCGCAGTTCTTCTACGACGGCGCGATGAGCGTCCTCAAGCCGTTCCTCGACTCCGGCCAGGTCACGATCGGCTCCGGCCAGTCGGACTTCAGCCAGGTCGCGATCCAGCAGTGGAAGCAGGAGGGCGCCCAGGCCCGCATGGAGAACCTGCTCTCGGGCTCGTACCCAGGCGGCGCCAAGCCGGACGGCGTCCTCTCGCCGTACGACGGCCTGTCGCGCGGCATCATCCAGGCCCTGACCTCGGCCGGCGTCGCCAACGACGCCATGCCGATCATCACCGGCCAGGACGGCGAGAAGGCGTCCGACAAGCTCATCCTCGACGGCGTCCAGTACTCGACGATCTTCAAGGACACGCGCCTGCTCGGCAAGGAGGCCGTCACGATGGTCGACGACCTGCTCACCGGCGGCACGCCCGACGCTCCCGACTCCTACAACAACAAGGTGAAGGACGTCCCGACCAAGCAGTTCGCCCCCGTGACCGTGACGAAGGACAACCTCGTCGAGGTCATCGTGGACAGCGGCTACTACACGCAGGACGAGATCGACAAGGGCGAGTAGCACCCACCCGCACCGCCCAGGCGGCGCACCCGGCCGGTCGACGCTCGCGTCGACCGGCCTCCACCGGGTCGGGCCGGCCGCGCACCGCGGCCGGCCCGCCTCCGGGCGGCGGTCACCCGTCGCCCGCAGCACCACCGCCGGGAACCCGGCACCACCATCCACACAAGTGAGGCAGGCCATGGCCAACCACATTCTCGAGATGCGCGGCATCACCAAGACGTTCCCCGGCGTCAAGGCGCTGCAGGACGTCACTCTCGAGGTCACGCGCGGCACGTGCCACGCGATCTGCGGCGAGAACGGCGCGGGCAAGTCGACCCTGATGAAGGTCCTGTCCGGCGTCTACCCCGCCGGCTCCTACGACGGCGACATCGTCCTCGAGAACGAGGTCGTGAAGTTCTCCAGCATCCGCGACAGCGAGAAGTCGGGCGTGGTGATCATCCACCAGGAGCTCGCGCTGAGCCCCTTCCTCTCCATCGCGGAGAACATCTTCCTCGGCAACGAGATCTCCAAGGGCGGCTTCATCGACTGGAACGCCACCAACGTGGAGGCCGCGAAGCTCCTCGCCCGCGTCGGGCTGAGCGACAACCCGGCCACCAAGATCGCCGACATCGGAGTGGGCAAGCAGCAGCTCGTGGAGATCGCGAAGGCCCTCTCCAAGGAGGTGAAGCTCCTCATCCTCGACGAGCCCACCGCGGCGCTGAACGACGAGGACTCCGCCCACCTGCTCGACCTGATCAAGCACCTCAAGGGCCAGGGCATCACGAGCATCATCATCAGCCACAAGCTGAACGAGATCAAGGCGATCGCCGACGCGGTGACGATCATCCG
Proteins encoded in this window:
- the araA gene encoding L-arabinose isomerase, whose translation is MSRITASLDHYEVWFLTGSQNLYGEETLQQVAEQSQEIARQLEEASNIPVRVVWKPVLKDSDSIRRMALEANASDRTIGLIAWMHTFSPAKMWIQGLDALQKPFLHLHTQANVALPWSSIDMDFMNLNQAAHGDREFGYIQSRLGVVRKTVVGHVSTASVRESIGTWMRAAAGWDAVHELKVARFGDNMRNVAVTEGDKTEAELKFGVSVNTWGVNDLVERVDAATDAEIDALVDEYERLYDIQPELRRGGERHESLRYGAAIEVGLRSFLEEGGFGAFTTSFEDLGGLRQLPGLAVQRLMAEGYGFGAEGDWKTAVLIRAAKVMGSGLPGGASLMEDYTYHLVPGEEKILGAHMLEICPTLTTGRPSLEIHPLGIGGREDPVRLVFDTDPGPAVVVAMSDMRDRFRIVANVVEVVPLDEPLPNLPVARAVWKPAPDLATSAAAWLTAGAAHHTVMSTQVGVEVFEDFAEIARTELLVIDEDTTLKGFTKEVRWNQAYHRLAQGL
- a CDS encoding substrate-binding domain-containing protein — encoded protein: MKMKKVLVGIAATSIALSLAACSSGGGGGRGGSAGGTEDNKGALVGVAMPTKTSERWVDDGNNVNDQLTKLGYKVDLQYANDKVQDQISQIETMLNKGAKALIVASIDGTALTQVLKTAADDGVKVIAYDRLINGTEDVDYYTTFDNQQVGVLQGNSLLQGLGLVDADGKATGSTEKKTIEVFAGSPDDNNAQFFYDGAMSVLKPFLDSGQVTIGSGQSDFSQVAIQQWKQEGAQARMENLLSGSYPGGAKPDGVLSPYDGLSRGIIQALTSAGVANDAMPIITGQDGEKASDKLILDGVQYSTIFKDTRLLGKEAVTMVDDLLTGGTPDAPDSYNNKVKDVPTKQFAPVTVTKDNLVEVIVDSGYYTQDEIDKGE